A part of Rhinolophus ferrumequinum isolate MPI-CBG mRhiFer1 chromosome 11, mRhiFer1_v1.p, whole genome shotgun sequence genomic DNA contains:
- the BBS1 gene encoding Bardet-Biedl syndrome 1 protein yields the protein MAAASSSDSDSCRAESKEANSKWLDAHYDPMANIHTFSACLALADLHGDGEYKLVVGDLGPGGQQPRLKVLKGPTVLTESPLPALPAAAATFLMDQHEPRTPALALASGPCVYVYKNLRPYFKFSLPHLPPNPLEQDLWNQAKEDRIDPLTLKEMLEGIREKAEVPLSVQSLRFLQLELSEMEAFVNQHKSKAIRRQTVITTMSTLKKSLAEEDAVSCLVLGTENKELLVLDSEAFTILAKMSLPSVPVFLEVSGQFDVEFRLAAACRNGNIYVLRRDSKRPKYCIELSAQPVGLVRVHKVLVVGSTQDSLHGFTHKGKKLWTVQMPAAILTMNLLEQCSRGLQAVMAGLANGEVRIYHDKTLLNVIRTPEAVTSLCFGRYGREDNTLIMTTRGGGLIIKILKRTAVFVEGGGEVGPPPAQATKLNVPRKTRLYVDQTLREREAGTAMHRTFQTDLYLLRLRAARAYVQAIESSLSPVSAIAREPLKLHAVVQGLGPTFKLTLHLQNTSTARPILGLLVCFLYNEALYALPRAFFKVPLLVPGLNYPLETFVESLSDKGISDIIKVLVLREGQSAPLLSAHINMPVSEGLAAA from the exons ATGGCTGCTGCGTCCTCGTCGGATTCCGACAGCTGCAGGGCTGAGAG caAGGAGGCCAATTCGAAATGGCTGGATGCGCACTACGACCCTATGGCCAACATCCACACCTTTTCTGCCTGCCTGG CGCTGGCAGATTTGCATGGGGACGGGGAGTACAAG CTGGTGGTGGGGGACCTTggcccaggtgggcagcagcccCGCCTAAAGGTGCTCAAAGGACCCACAGTGCTGACCGAAAGCCCGCTACCTGCACTGCCAGCCGCTGCTGCCACCTTCCTCATGGATCAACACGAGCCCCGGACACCAGCTCTGGCACTCGCTTCAGGCccttgtgtgtatgtttataagaATCTTAGGCCCTACTTCAAGTTCAGCCTGCCCCACTTGCCTCCAAACCCCCTGGAACAAGATCTTTGGAACCAGGCCAAGGAG GATCGGATCGACCCCTTGACCCTGAAGGAGATGCTGGAGGGCATCCG GGAGAAGGCAGAGGTGCCTTTGTCTGTACAGTCACTCAG GTTTTTGCAGCTGGAGCTGAGCGAAATGGAGGCGTTCGTGAACCAGCACAAGTCCAAGGCCATCAGACGTCAG ACAGTCATCACCACCATGAGCACCTTAAAGAAGAGCCTGGCTGAGGAGGACGCCGTGTCCTGCCTGGTGCTGGGCACTGAGAACAAGGAGCTCCTGGTGCTGGACTCGGAGGCCTTCACCATCTTGGCCAAG ATGAGCCTACCCAGCGTCCCCGTCTTCCTGGAGGTTTCTGGCCAGTTCGATGTAGAGTTCCGGCTCGCCGCTGCCTGCCGCAACGGGAATATCTATGTCCTGAGAAG AGACTCCAAGCGCCCCAAGTACTGCATCGAGCTGAGTGCCCAGCCTGTGGGGCTTGTCCGGGTACACAAGGTCCTGGTGGTGGGCAGCACCCAAGACAGCCTGCATGGCTTCACCCACAAG GGGAAGAAGCTGTGGACAGTGCAGATGCCGGCAGCCATCCTGACCATGAACCTCCTGGAGCAGTGCTCCCGGGGCCTGCAGGCCGTCATGGCCGGGCTGGCCAATGGAGAGGTCCGCATTTACCACGACAAGACCCTGCTCAACGTCATCCGCACCCCG GAGGCAGTGACCAGCCTTTGCTTTGGCCGCTACGGGCGGGAAGATAACACCCTCATCATGACTACACGAG GTGGCGGCCTGATTATCAAGATCCTGAAGCGTACAGCAGTATTTGTGGAAGGGGGTGGTGAGGTGGGCCCCCCACCAGCCCAGGCCACAAAACTCAATGTGCCCCGAAAGACCCGACTTTATGTGGATCAGACCCTGCGAGAGCGGGAGGCTGGCACCG CCATGCACCGGACCTTCCAGACCGACCTCTACCTGCTGCGCCTCCGGGCTGCCCGTGCCTACGTGCAGGCCATCGAGTCCAGCCTGAGCCCCGTGTCTGCGATAGCCCGGGAGCCCCTCAAGCTACATGCTGTG GTTCAGGGCCTGGGCCCCACCTTTAAGCTCACACTTCACCTGCAGAACACCTCCACAGCCCGACCCATCCTGGGGCTGCTGGTCTGCTTCCTGTACAACGAGGCGCTCTATGCCCTGCCCCGGGCCTTCTTCAAG